One Aegilops tauschii subsp. strangulata cultivar AL8/78 chromosome 7, Aet v6.0, whole genome shotgun sequence genomic window carries:
- the LOC109780129 gene encoding 26.2 kDa heat shock protein, mitochondrial isoform X2: MLLPPYKTPSISLTTRIQNHSRRERERRARERKKRGTMASAVACKGKDTAPARLLKSGAPVAFCSLGSPAVTAARRPYNTQAKEVSRYDDDNDDYSGRDLVIPSFFPQDVLDPLGAPTSMARLLSLMEDVATQTGGLSSTAGAGASRLGRWVAKEDDDAVYLKVPMPGLTKEHVEVRADKNILMIKGEDEKQPWDGDDDSKVPRYNRRIEMPAADAYKMDKIKAEMKNGVLWVTLLKVKEEERKDVFHVKVE, from the exons ATGCTATTACCTCCTTACAAAACCCCCTCCATTTCGCTCACCACAAGAATCCAAAatcacagcagaagagagagagaaagaagagcgagagagagaaagaagagagggaCCATGGCTTCCGCCGTCGCTTGCAAGGGCAAGGACACCGCGCCGGCCAGACTCCTCAAGTCCGGTGCTCCCGTGGCCTTCTGCTCGCTCGGCTCCCCCGCCGTcaccgccgctcgccgcccgTACAACACCCAGGCCAAGGAGGTCAGCCGctacgacgacgacaacgacgactaCAGCGGTCGCGACCTCGTCATCCCCAGCTTCTTCCCGCAGG ACGTGCTCGACCCGCTCGGCGCGCCGACCAGCATGGCCCGTCTGCTGTCTCTCATGGAGGACGTCGCAACTCAGACCGGCGGCCTCTCCTCCACTGCTGGTGCTGGGGCGTCACGGCTCGGACGGTGGGTGGCCAAGGAGGACGACGACGCGGTGTACCTCAAGGTGCCGATGCCGGGGCTGACCAAGGAGCACGTGGAGGTGCGCGCGGACAAGAACATCCTGATGATCAAGGGCGAGGACGAGAAGCAGCCCTGGGACGGCGACGACGACTCCAAGGTGCCGAGGTACAACCGCCGCATCGAGATGCCCGCTGCTGACGCGTACAAGATGGACAAGATCAAGGCCGAGATGAAGAATGGCGTGCTCTGGGTCACCCTGCTCAAGGTCAAGGAGGAGG
- the LOC109780129 gene encoding 26.2 kDa heat shock protein, mitochondrial isoform X1 — MASAVACKGKDTAPARLLKSGAPVAFCSLGSPAVTAARRPYNTQAKEVSRYDDDNDDYSGRDLVIPSFFPQDVLDPLGAPTSMARLLSLMEDVATQTGGLSSTAGAGASRLGRWVAKEDDDAVYLKVPMPGLTKEHVEVRADKNILMIKGEDEKQPWDGDDDSKVPRYNRRIEMPAADAYKMDKIKAEMKNGVLWVTLLKVKEEERKDVFHVKVE; from the exons ATGGCTTCCGCCGTCGCTTGCAAGGGCAAGGACACCGCGCCGGCCAGACTCCTCAAGTCCGGTGCTCCCGTGGCCTTCTGCTCGCTCGGCTCCCCCGCCGTcaccgccgctcgccgcccgTACAACACCCAGGCCAAGGAGGTCAGCCGctacgacgacgacaacgacgactaCAGCGGTCGCGACCTCGTCATCCCCAGCTTCTTCCCGCAGG ACGTGCTCGACCCGCTCGGCGCGCCGACCAGCATGGCCCGTCTGCTGTCTCTCATGGAGGACGTCGCAACTCAGACCGGCGGCCTCTCCTCCACTGCTGGTGCTGGGGCGTCACGGCTCGGACGGTGGGTGGCCAAGGAGGACGACGACGCGGTGTACCTCAAGGTGCCGATGCCGGGGCTGACCAAGGAGCACGTGGAGGTGCGCGCGGACAAGAACATCCTGATGATCAAGGGCGAGGACGAGAAGCAGCCCTGGGACGGCGACGACGACTCCAAGGTGCCGAGGTACAACCGCCGCATCGAGATGCCCGCTGCTGACGCGTACAAGATGGACAAGATCAAGGCCGAGATGAAGAATGGCGTGCTCTGGGTCACCCTGCTCAAGGTCAAGGAGGAGG